In Sorghum bicolor cultivar BTx623 chromosome 10, Sorghum_bicolor_NCBIv3, whole genome shotgun sequence, one genomic interval encodes:
- the LOC110430689 gene encoding uncharacterized protein LOC110430689: MERRVVVTVNPVLVVLVLLVLSCLLVYPPSPPPPHHPYSSFPMPRSLRLGSHLTDLKLTSSHSQETTIGAAMNLGRPEARMDLEVNDYPPPDHDHDHDPGHGRV, from the exons ATGGAGCGTCGCGTCGTCGTGACCGTGAACCCGGTCCTCGTGGTCCTTGTGCTCCTTGTGCTGTCCTGCCTCCTCGTCTACCCCCCCTCCCCACCTCCACCCCACCACCCGTACTCCTCCTTTCCCATGCCAA GAAGCCTGCGCCTGGGGAGCCACCTGACGGAtttgaagctcacttcctctcACTCTCAG GAGACGACGATTGGGGCGGCGATGAACCTGGGTAGGCCGGAGGCGAGGATGGACTTGGAGGTGAACGACTACCCACCGCCCGACCATGACCATGACCATGACCCAGGTCACGGAAGAGTTTGA
- the LOC8070729 gene encoding eukaryotic translation initiation factor 1A, which translates to MPKNKGKGGKNRKRGKNEADDDKRELVFKEDGQEYAQVTRMLGNGRCEAICVDGTRRLCHIRGKMHKKVWIAAGDIVLVGLRDYQDDKADVILKYMNDEARLLKAYGELPETLRLNEGVDVDGPEDGEEGSDYIQFEDEDIDKI; encoded by the coding sequence ATGCCGAAGAACAAGGGTAAGGGAGGCAAGAACCGGAAGAGGGGAAAGAACGAGGCCGACGACGACAAGCGCGAGCTCGTCTTCAAGGAAGACGGGCAGGAGTACGCGCAGGTGACCCGGATGCTCGGCAACGGGCGGTGCGAGGCCATCTGCGTCGATGGCACGCGCCGCCTCTGCCACATCCGGGGCAAGATGCACAAGAAGGTCTGGATCGCGGCCGGGGACATCGTCCTCGTCGGCCTCCGCGACTACCAGGACGACAAGGCTGACGTCATCCTCAAGTACATGAACGACGAGGCGCGTCTGCTCAAGGCCTACGGGGAGCTCCCCGAGACGCTCAGGCTCAACGAGGGCGTCGACGTCGATGGGCCCGAGGACGGCGAGGAGGGCAGCGACTACATCCAGTTCGAGGACGAGGACATCGACAAGATCTAA